In one window of Leifsonia sp. Root112D2 DNA:
- a CDS encoding aldo/keto reductase encodes MPQLKPNRARNAASGAQPALVRPGRGAIDGVRDIDDDLELTGPLSIVAPRRIGESELVVYPLSLGGSVFGWTADGESSARTLDRYNALGGNFIDTADSYAGGRSEVIIGNWMHERGNRDHLVLATKIGRHADAPGLGAVNIVRAVEASLERLQTDHIDLLYFHDDDPSVPLENSLSTAEWLIESGKVRYIAASNFPAERLIEARILSSTGLPKFVAIQSRYNLVQREQFESGLRIVAAAQGLAVMPYAALADGYLTGKYRSRSDLASSARGARVAEHLGRKGARMLGALERVALEHDTSIPSIALAWLLAKRSVVAPVASASMPAQVDALMLAASIRLTRAQMLELDRV; translated from the coding sequence ATGCCACAGCTCAAACCGAATCGTGCCAGAAACGCGGCATCGGGGGCTCAGCCCGCTCTGGTACGGCCCGGCCGCGGCGCGATAGATGGCGTGCGTGACATCGACGACGATCTCGAACTCACCGGTCCGCTGTCGATCGTGGCCCCGAGGCGCATCGGCGAAAGCGAGCTGGTTGTTTACCCGCTGTCGCTCGGCGGCAGCGTCTTCGGATGGACGGCAGACGGCGAGAGCTCGGCGCGTACCCTCGACCGCTACAACGCGCTCGGTGGTAATTTCATCGACACGGCCGACAGCTACGCTGGTGGCCGTAGCGAGGTGATCATCGGCAACTGGATGCACGAGCGTGGCAATCGGGACCACCTCGTGCTCGCCACCAAGATCGGCAGGCATGCGGATGCGCCCGGGCTCGGCGCCGTGAACATCGTGCGCGCGGTCGAGGCCTCGCTCGAGCGATTGCAGACCGACCACATCGACCTGCTCTATTTTCACGACGACGACCCGTCGGTGCCGCTGGAGAACAGCCTTTCGACGGCGGAGTGGCTCATTGAGTCCGGCAAGGTCAGGTACATCGCCGCGTCGAATTTTCCGGCCGAACGCCTGATCGAGGCGCGCATCCTCTCCTCAACCGGGTTGCCCAAGTTCGTGGCCATTCAGTCGCGCTACAACCTCGTGCAGCGTGAGCAGTTCGAGAGCGGCCTGCGCATCGTCGCTGCGGCTCAGGGACTGGCCGTCATGCCGTATGCCGCGCTCGCCGATGGCTACCTCACCGGCAAGTACCGTTCCAGGTCCGATCTGGCTTCCAGCGCGCGCGGGGCCAGGGTCGCCGAGCACCTGGGCCGAAAGGGAGCGCGCATGCTCGGCGCGCTCGAGCGGGTAGCGCTTGAGCACGATACGAGCATCCCGAGCATTGCTTTGGCCTGGCTGCTGGCCAAGCGCAGCGTTGTCGCGCCGGTTGCGAGCGCGAGCATGCCGGCGCAGGTCGACGCGCTCATGCTGGCCGCGAGCATCCGTCTCACGAGGGCGCAGATGCTCGAACTCGACAGGGTGTAG
- a CDS encoding MaoC family dehydratase has protein sequence MKEIEQRGLYYEEFELETRYLHRPGRTVTEADNVLFTTLTMNTQALHLDAAFSATQPFGQRLVNSMFTLATIVGASVAQLTQGTIVANLGFAEVSFPHPLFHGDTLYCETVVVAKRLSASRPGQGVVTFRHTGLNQHGEIVADAVRSSLVWCQSAGERAAQGANEATE, from the coding sequence ATGAAAGAGATCGAACAGCGCGGCCTGTACTACGAGGAGTTCGAGCTCGAGACGCGCTACCTGCACCGCCCGGGTCGCACCGTGACGGAGGCCGACAATGTGCTCTTCACCACGCTCACTATGAACACGCAGGCGCTTCATCTTGATGCGGCGTTCTCGGCCACCCAGCCATTCGGCCAGCGCCTGGTGAACTCCATGTTCACGCTCGCGACGATCGTGGGTGCCTCGGTTGCACAGCTCACCCAGGGCACCATCGTGGCGAACCTGGGATTCGCGGAGGTCTCCTTTCCGCATCCGCTGTTCCACGGCGACACGCTCTACTGCGAAACGGTGGTGGTAGCCAAACGCCTGTCGGCCTCCCGGCCGGGCCAGGGCGTCGTGACCTTTCGGCACACCGGGCTCAACCAGCACGGCGAGATCGTGGCGGACGCGGTGCGTTCCTCGCTCGTCTGGTGCCAGAGCGCGGGCGAGAGGGCAGCACAGGGCGCGAACGAGGCCACCGAATGA
- a CDS encoding HpcH/HpaI aldolase/citrate lyase family protein, which produces MSTFAMGPALLFVPGDRPDRYVKALGRADAVIIDLEDAVDPDARDTARAALLNHPLPADRTIVRVNPADSADFTEDLAALAASDYRTVMLPKAGSAGQLDALDGYEVIALCETAAGVLAASQIAQHDSVVALMWGAEDLLASLSGTSSRSPGGGYREVARYARSTVLLAAAAHGKAAIDTVHLAIADVSGLREEAADAAASGFAATACIHPSQVAVIREAYRPDDGELAFARAVLDAASREAGVFRFRGQMVDRPLLRHAESVLRRAGH; this is translated from the coding sequence ATGAGCACCTTCGCGATGGGTCCGGCGCTGCTGTTCGTTCCGGGCGACCGGCCCGATCGCTATGTGAAGGCCCTCGGGCGAGCGGATGCCGTCATCATCGATCTCGAGGACGCCGTCGATCCCGATGCCCGCGATACCGCGCGAGCTGCGCTCCTGAATCATCCGCTGCCGGCCGATCGCACCATCGTGCGCGTGAACCCGGCCGACAGCGCAGATTTCACCGAGGACCTGGCAGCGCTCGCCGCATCCGACTATCGCACCGTGATGCTGCCGAAGGCGGGCAGCGCCGGGCAGCTCGATGCGCTCGACGGCTACGAGGTGATAGCGCTGTGCGAGACGGCGGCCGGCGTGCTCGCCGCGTCGCAGATCGCCCAGCACGACAGCGTGGTGGCTCTCATGTGGGGCGCCGAGGATCTTCTGGCCTCGCTGTCGGGCACCTCCAGCAGGTCTCCGGGTGGGGGCTACCGCGAGGTGGCGAGATACGCACGCTCCACCGTGCTGCTGGCGGCGGCGGCCCATGGCAAGGCCGCCATCGACACGGTGCACCTTGCCATCGCTGACGTGTCAGGGCTGCGAGAGGAGGCGGCGGATGCCGCGGCCAGCGGATTCGCGGCAACGGCGTGCATCCATCCCAGCCAGGTTGCGGTGATTCGCGAGGCGTACCGGCCCGACGACGGCGAGCTGGCCTTCGCTCGCGCCGTTCTCGACGCGGCGAGTCGAGAAGCGGGAGTGTTTCGATTTCGTGGGCAGATGGTCGACCGGCCGCTCCTGAGGCATGCCGAATCGGTGCTGCGCCGGGCGGGCCACTGA
- a CDS encoding TetR/AcrR family transcriptional regulator, with amino-acid sequence MVDNARSTIRPPAPAKLKILATANDLFYTEGIHTVGVDRIIAGAHVTKATFYKHYRSKDLLIIAYVEGRDREIRDFFEDAEKRLSDPREILRQLTNRIGGEATREGFRGCPFINAAAQFVDPNHPVRQAVTVHRDWYSDRIEELMREMGHPHPGDAADDYLLARDGALAGGYVGDSIAANAALHRITERILAEAPSR; translated from the coding sequence ATGGTTGACAATGCCCGATCGACCATCCGGCCGCCCGCTCCCGCGAAGCTCAAGATTCTCGCCACAGCGAACGACCTCTTCTACACCGAGGGAATCCACACCGTCGGGGTCGACCGCATCATCGCGGGCGCCCACGTGACCAAGGCAACCTTCTATAAGCACTACCGCTCGAAGGATCTGCTGATCATCGCGTATGTCGAGGGCCGCGACCGCGAGATTCGCGACTTCTTCGAGGACGCGGAGAAACGTCTCAGCGACCCTCGGGAAATCCTCCGCCAACTGACCAACCGAATCGGCGGAGAGGCAACACGTGAGGGCTTTCGCGGCTGCCCGTTCATCAATGCCGCGGCGCAGTTCGTCGACCCGAACCATCCGGTACGCCAGGCCGTGACGGTGCATCGCGACTGGTACAGCGACCGCATCGAGGAGCTCATGCGCGAGATGGGCCATCCCCACCCCGGCGACGCGGCGGACGACTATCTGCTCGCCCGCGACGGCGCACTCGCCGGCGGTTACGTGGGAGACTCGATAGCCGCGAATGCGGCCCTGCACCGCATCACCGAGCGGATTCTGGCAGAAGCGCCTTCACGCTAG